The Brassica napus cultivar Da-Ae chromosome C1, Da-Ae, whole genome shotgun sequence DNA segment GTCGAGGTCTTTGTCTTCTTCCCACCTTTGCACTCGTACAAGACTTCCATCGCTTCACAACCTGGAAGGATCAAACCGTTACCAGATTCCACTAAATCTACAAGCCAAGTCTCTGAAGTCCCTTGCTTTTGACCTTTCTTGCAACCCAAGCAACAAAACCCACAGTAATGATCCGATGGAgcattcctcggaatattcttcACCGGTAACCCTAAATTTTCACAACCCTTCCTCAAGATCTCATTGTTAAACCCTTCTTCTAAAAACTCGCATTGAACACCCATTCTCTCACACACAACATCCATTGCCTCTCGATACAAATGGCTTCCAAACATTTCTAGTTCAGACTTTTCCGACCATTCCTTCATGACATGTTCTGGTGTCTTGATCGAGGCCGACCAGTTAATCGTTGAACCGCCTCCGACCGTAGACCCGGCGAGGATCACTACGTTCATGTCAGTAGTGGCTAATAACCCACCGGATAAGTACATCTCATCAAATGCTTGTCCTTCATGTAAAGAGAGATTGCTTCTTGCATAGTAGTTTCCTTTCTCCACCACCAAAACTTTGTAACCAGCCTTGGCTAACATTCCAGCCACCACTCCTCCCCCGGATCCTGACCCAACAACCACGGCATCACACTGGATTGTCATCACTGGGTCAGAAATAGATGATCCGTTTTTAGTCCTCTTGTGAGTTGAAACTGTGAACCCGTGACCGGTTAACTTCTTTGTCACTGCTTCTCTAGGGCTTTTGAGATCGATGATGCCATTATAAAGTGGTCCAAAGATCTCATCATGTTTGTTCTTTTTCGTCGTCTTCTCATTTAGTTCTTCTTCATGATCACTATGGTCAGAGCTGGGTCCATTGTATCCTATTGCTTTCCACGCCAGGTTATTTCCTTTTTCATCCAcctgaaaattaattaaataatcttAAGGAATTAATTCTTTTGGTAATAATTCTGTATATCAAAATTGACATTTCTTCTGAAAAAAAATGGTAGCAATGTGATAAGTTTCCTGCTCCCTCTCTGGGTTTATTAGGTACGAATTTTCTTTGATAGGCAATTGTCGACAGGTCCACCACAGGTACACCTTGGGCCATATATGTAGAACTTATTATTACCATATATGCTGaaagaattatttttttgactCATAACTCAAATTTAATCTTGATTTGCATTTGGACTCATAACTCAAGAATTTAATCTTGAGAAAGACACCTTACGCCTGAATGCGTATATGTATTGGGCTTTGGTTAACTCAGATTAAATGTCCCGTcagtatataattatatttcctcagttatttctttttcttttaaaagatGTATTTAAAAGAATGTGATAAAGACTAATGTTTAACTCTTTGAATTAGATggatttaacttttaaaatgtgcgaaatcataaaacatacttcacatttttcATCAAAAGTATCATTTCGATATTTTCccaaaaaattaagaaaatgattaaaatacaATTCGTTTTTAATAATCACACTTATGTAACTAATAGTATTTAAGATAAATTAAACAATAcattttacaattaatattagAGTATTACCAatggaaaactcaatattttctccAAAATAGAATAACTTCCTAATAAAGTTAAGTTCACTTTAACCCTTCTCTtcttagagtaaaaaatagaataataaacaaaaaaaactttatttataGAGTAAATACATGTTTATTCTATAACAGAGTGGATAATAGAATGGGTTTAGAATATTTCTTATTCCAAACttcattttgaaatatattataaaatggaGTTAGATATGTTCTTAAGCATAGCAAATATAAtttgcattaaaattataaattcatactttttatagaacaaaaaaaaatcaaaatatcagTTTTACCAAACATAAAGAGTAAATCTTATAGGAACATAGGGAGCATATGTATATGCAAAGCAAAATTTGTAACGAGAATTGGGTATTTTTACCTGAGTAAAGAAGACAAAGGCAGTGATAAGTTTGATGGACCTAAAGAACATTCTAAGGAGTATGAAATAGCTTGAAGCCCAGTTGAGCAATATCTCTTCTCTCTGTGTCTCCGGCAGCCAGCAGAATCTCCGGAAGTAAGGATACTCGCCGGTGAAACTTCTCCGACCACACATGACAAGACTTCCGATCCAAGTGGAGAGTGACCACAGTCCTACTCTTAAAATCCACTTTTTTGGATGGCAAAGTCTCTCACTCATTAACCTTGCCACCTATTGTTGTGAATTTATGACATAATAACAAAACGttaaagaaatttattttttaaaacgaagATAATAGTTTTGGTTTGTTATTTTGCTTTTTAGGCCAATGCAATTATGACAAGTAAAAAGGACCTCTGAATTGGTCCTTGAAGTAATATTAATAccacataatatataatatattactaTAAGAAACGAATAAATTGTTGCAAAAACCCAATACGGCGAACCCTGGTTCGAACTCCGCTGACCACACGGATATGGGTTATTGCTTTCGGCTCATTTGAATGCCGAGGAAAAGGTCTATCTGTAGATTGTACCTCTATCCAGAGATTATAATAGATTCGGGTTTAACCTTTTTagtttacagaaaaaaaaaaaaaaagttgttgcaAAGAGAAAAGTAATTAATGTCACAATCAATTTTGAGATATATTTAGTTGTACTCGAAATCTGTCGGCTCTGTCCTTAACTGGGAGTACGAACTTTTCTGCCCTATCTTAACAGTATTATTATCCACGGCTTTTTAAAACAGAGTTTTTAAGGGAATATAAAaccatgtttttttaatttttaattaaaaacttaagaaactgttttttaaaatagtacTACTGATTATTTATTTAGCGATGAAAGGGCTTATTCAAATGCATGGCAACAATAACATATCTAGattagttttacaaaaaaaactactacTATCATGCTTTATTCAAACAGTTCATTTAATTCATTTCTGGATAGTTTGAGCCGTAGAAACAGCTGTTTTAACGTTGTCGAAGCCGGATATGAATCAcctttgagaaagaaaaaaagttttacgtTTTATAACAAGCAAGATTACAAGAAAATGATTCTGAACCAAGAAAGATTACAAACCAAACACAGTTAACTTATGATCTATGTCCTGTAACTTTTCATATTGTTTATAGATTGTTAGAAAATTATTTCTAGTTTAATGGTTTGTTACCTAGAACTTAAGAAAATCAAAAAGCAAATTAAGTTCATATTTTTGGTTATTAATGTTAAATTAAGTTcattgtttgttaaaaaaattcatcaaaCGACTGTTTCAAATCAATAGAATTTCAAATAATCAAAACGTatgttatattctttttttttttttatgaggtGTATATGTAATGTAACATATAGTATATATAGTTGGTATCTTGGATCAAAATATAGTtggtatctatatatataattatatgctCATGCATATGTCATTGCGGAAGTATGTAACATGTTTGTATATATGAAACACTTACACGATCGGGAGTTCCGGTAAGAGAAGCGGAGGCGGAGTAATATCCAGCGACGCCGTCATCTAGGTGTCCTACTTCAGAAGCGTCGAACGATGGTATTAGAGTATCGCAGATCGCAACAAGAGATTCCATCTCACGCGCAGTCATTAAGTTTGCATAAACCGTCTTCGTTTCATCTTCCTGCCGGAGACCTCCAAATTCGACGTCGAATGTTGCTTCCGTAGAATCTTTATGAAGGCAggttttgttttgatattccATTAACTcaagatttttttgttattgtttctcaaaaatatttttttgttattgtgaCTGGTAAAGTATGTGTGTTATGTGTTTATGTAGAAAAGCAAATAAGAGCTATCATTCTAAAagatatgtatgtatatacatatattaacctaaaaatatatgaatggAATCCCTTCTATATTAATTCTGGaacattacaacatgttttgtagccacatatcatcacgagaatgattcttataattgttagaaaaataagttggtacatataaacatatactatgttttttattaaactaactatcaaattaatcaATAgagtacaaaaaatatttttttttctttaaataaaagctacggaattacctactattgttaacatatatatgacaattaattattatgaataatacatatttgataaaaaaatctaacttttctcttttttgtttaattttatactattaaaagaaattaaacaatcacattaagcacataataaaaacaatcagatttttcttatatgttatattttgaatttttaaaaacgactataaattggtaaaaattgtaaaagtctccaattaaaaattttgtgatcaatggtttaacttgttttttgttcaaacaagatacaaatgatcatatatcataggggtgggcgttcggatacacATTCGGATTTGTATCAgatatttcagtataaaggtatagaacatgttcgggtatttctacactttgagtcgggttcgggtattttatgttcgggttcggatattttgggtcgggtttggatatttaaatttggatgaaaaataaataaattattcattgtttaagttttttgtatttaaaatatattttaactttattttttttttaatttttaaaagattaaactattaataggtttggagataaaaatttaaaaataaaaatacactaatttagttgttgttttgaaaatttagatgcaatttttgttaatgcaagaaacaagaacttgatatgtattctaagtgagtagcaaatgattttgtccataattatatgtatattatctaattttgagcaataagaatcattaatataaatattttgaataaaatgagagaaataaactagaaatatagagttaagtatatttatgtttggttatcttcggatattcaTTTGGGTTCGAATATTATccgttcggattcagatattcATTTGGGTTCGAATATTATccgttcggattcagatattatCCGAACTGGTGAAATAGgcaatttgttttgttgttctaattagatgatttttagaccgagctggtgaatatatactagacaaacatttatatttcgagtctgcacttatattctataacaacttgatatattagatttgaacactaacttgttaatatagtttgccagtgatttttttttcaaaactttgattcttagatatgtatatggagtgaaactaatttttacagatgtccatttttttttaattgacacttaTCTAATTTACTGAATTcataaaataagttaaaaaaagaaacttaactcatatcaatgaaacagaGACGAGAACGAAAGCAAAATTCTATAGAGGtataaaatgaaatcacttatggagagttAAACTAATTCTCCTAAAATCGTAAACATGTTATTTAAAAGTTAACTTGGTTTATGACAGATGGAGAACCGGTTTAATTtgagttgataaaaaaatactacgtcgttttattatttttctttttttgtcaattgcTCATTTTCTTCATAAATCGTTTTACTTTTCATCATCAATTGGAGATATTGCACCGATTTTATAGTTTCTTGTGGCAATACATGAAGATTGGTAAACTAGTAGTTACTGCTCTCCTTCCTTTATGCGTCATGTAAAACGTTTTATTCGTCTAcagaatattaaattttatccCCAATCGATGACGAAGAGTAAAATGATTTCTGAAGAATAAAAGCAGTTGactaaaaaagaagaaaaaaaaaattggctcTCCACCGGTCATAAATCAAGTTAACGTTTAAATAGCACTGTTTACGGTTTCAGAggaattagtttaaaatcgatagtttgtgtatgtaattcaaaaaatagagttgttcatgtggtttttggTATGGATTAAAAGTTTATGTGTGAAAAAAAGCAGGAACAAATAGTTCATAGGGGAATAAGCTTTTTTCCCGCTGTTCATGTAGTTTTTGGCTTGGCTTAAAAGTTCGTGTGTGAAAAAACCGGGAACGAATATGTCATTTTCCCTAAATTTTATGTAACAAGGTACgagttatgacatctaaaaaaatcaagacataaaattcataaatatttaaatttctaatgtgaataacaaattaaacttcaaatccaaaataaaccaaaattaaaaaaaacattgtaagaAATTGTCAATAACGcaaataaactaacaccaaatcataTCAACTAATTTCGGATCTCTCTACCATCGCTCCCTTCATTTTTGTCAGATGACATAGTAAAATTTTcgtcaaaatctaaaaatcacaaacttattttttttgttagcacCTAACTTACTAATTggaaacttagaatataaaacataattaaaaactaaaaaaaatgtaagttatttattggttcaaccggtatcgggTTCGGATTTTAGTGGGTTTTTTCTAGATCACCAGATTTCTAAATATTGGATTTTGTGAAAAAACTCAAACCAATTTTTTTCTGGATCACCGGATTTACCGGTTCAACCACGGATCCggatcgggtttcaaaacactggttACAACCATTCCATATGGAAGGGGGAAACAAACTGAAACCCAATTAAAATATCAACAACGATTCACAGAAAAGCAAACATAACTGCGAAAAAGAAACGAGACTGATCCCATAACACCaaattgattatagattctAACGTCGTTCCAACATGCATTTTCGAACAGAACCACTACATTTCATACGTTGTTCGGTatagaagaaaaacaaatgGGATATTTCTATCTTATACATTTTACGGATATTTATTTGTGTCTGTATGATTGTATCCTAGGTCAACACGAACGAAACTTAGAGGATAGGCATTAGCCATATAGCATTTAGTAAGATCtaatatttcaaataattattatgtatttataCTTAGTCCTACTTATAACGGTTATAAAgaatatgtaatttttattttgttcaga contains these protein-coding regions:
- the LOC106377077 gene encoding long-chain-alcohol oxidase FAO4A isoform X1 — protein: MEYQNKTCLHKDSTEATFDVEFGGLRQEDETKTVYANLMTAREMESLVAICDTLIPSFDASEVGHLDDGVAGYYSASASLTGTPDRVARLMSERLCHPKKWILRVGLWSLSTWIGSLVMCGRRSFTGEYPYFRRFCWLPETQREEILLNWASSYFILLRMFFRSIKLITAFVFFTQVDEKGNNLAWKAIGYNGPSSDHSDHEEELNEKTTKKNKHDEIFGPLYNGIIDLKSPREAVTKKLTGHGFTVSTHKRTKNGSSISDPVMTIQCDAVVVGSGSGGGVVAGMLAKAGYKVLVVEKGNYYARSNLSLHEGQAFDEMYLSGGLLATTDMNVVILAGSTVGGGSTINWSASIKTPEHVMKEWSEKSELEMFGSHLYREAMDVVCERMGVQCEFLEEGFNNEILRKGCENLGLPVKNIPRNAPSDHYCGFCCLGCKKGQKQGTSETWLVDLVESGNGLILPGCEAMEVLYECKGGKKTKTSTGVAFAFGDDIYVVEAKTTIVACGALRTPHLLKRSGLKNGNIGRNLCLHPVVMAWGWFPQEEEWPEKKKKSYEGGIMTAMSSVVNAETKRSYGETVIQTPSLHPGLFSGVIPWTSSKEFKTRMLKFSRTAHVFTLLRDKGTGTINSKSSIEYNLNNEDEESLKKGLERVLNILTAAGAEEIGTHNSEGKSLNVRTASAVEIERFVREESSKGLKDLSGQICSAHQMGSCRMGTRPEVSAVKPTGETWEVEGLFVADTSVFPTALGVNPMVSVQSIAYCIGLNVVDALKRKK
- the LOC106377077 gene encoding long-chain-alcohol oxidase FAO4A isoform X2; translated protein: MEYQNKTCLHKDSTEATFDVEFGGLRQEDETKTVYANLMTAREMESLVAICDTLIPSFDASEVGHLDDGVAGYYSASASLTGTPDRVDEKGNNLAWKAIGYNGPSSDHSDHEEELNEKTTKKNKHDEIFGPLYNGIIDLKSPREAVTKKLTGHGFTVSTHKRTKNGSSISDPVMTIQCDAVVVGSGSGGGVVAGMLAKAGYKVLVVEKGNYYARSNLSLHEGQAFDEMYLSGGLLATTDMNVVILAGSTVGGGSTINWSASIKTPEHVMKEWSEKSELEMFGSHLYREAMDVVCERMGVQCEFLEEGFNNEILRKGCENLGLPVKNIPRNAPSDHYCGFCCLGCKKGQKQGTSETWLVDLVESGNGLILPGCEAMEVLYECKGGKKTKTSTGVAFAFGDDIYVVEAKTTIVACGALRTPHLLKRSGLKNGNIGRNLCLHPVVMAWGWFPQEEEWPEKKKKSYEGGIMTAMSSVVNAETKRSYGETVIQTPSLHPGLFSGVIPWTSSKEFKTRMLKFSRTAHVFTLLRDKGTGTINSKSSIEYNLNNEDEESLKKGLERVLNILTAAGAEEIGTHNSEGKSLNVRTASAVEIERFVREESSKGLKDLSGQICSAHQMGSCRMGTRPEVSAVKPTGETWEVEGLFVADTSVFPTALGVNPMVSVQSIAYCIGLNVVDALKRKK